TGCAAAATCATATTTTCCATGAAACCAAAAGCTGCTGCCACCCAATCACGCAAAACCGCCGGGGCCGCCCAGGCCACCGCCGACGCCACCCGCCAGTTTTCATCCATCGTGCATGACGGAGCCGACCGCGCGCCCAACCGCTCGATGCTCCGCGCCGTCGGGTTCAAGGACCCGGATTTCCAGAAAACCATCGTCGGCGTCGCCTCCACCTGGTCGATGCTCACCCCCTGCAACATGCACATCAACAAGCTCGCCGAACACGCCGAGCAGGGGGCCAACGAAGCCGGTGGCAAGGGCATCATTTTCGGCACCATCACGATCGCCGACGGCATCAGCATGGGCACGCCCGGCATGCGCTATTCGCTCGTTTCCCGCGAGGTGATTGCCGACTCCATCGAGACCGTGGCGGGCGGCGAAGGATTCGACGGCTTGGTGGCCATCGGCGGTTGCGACAAAAACATGCCGGGCTGCGTCATGGCGATGGCCCGCCTCAATCGTCCCGGCGTTTTTGTTTACGGCGGCACTATTCTTCCCGGCATACACCCCGAAACCCAAAAGGACCTCGACATTGTGTCCGTGTTCGAAGCCGTCGGGCAGCATGCCGCGGGCAGGATCGACTCCGATGCGCTCAAGGTGGTCGAAGAATGTTCCATCCCCGGCCCCGGCTCCTGCGGTGGCATGTATACGGCCAATACGATGGCCAACGCCATCGAGGCGCTCGGCCTCTCGCTGCCCAACTCGTCCGCGCAGATTGCCATTTCCAAGGAAAAGGAGCAGGATTGCCGCCGCGCCGGCGCGGCGGTCGTGGAGCTGGCCAGAAAGGGCATCCGTCCGCGCGACATCCTGACTAAAAAAGCTTTCGAAAACGCCATCACCGTCGTGATTGCGCTGGGCGGATCGACCAACGCCGTCCTTCATCTGCTGGCCATTGCGCACACCGCGGGTGTCAACCTTGCCATCGACGATTTCACCCGCATCGGCAAACGCGTGCCGGTGCTCGCCGACCTCAAGCCATCCGGCAAATACGGCATGGTGCACCTCTCCCGCATCGGCGGCCTGCTTCCGCTCATGAAGACGCTGCTCGACCGCGGACTCATCCACGGCGATTGCCTCACCGTCACCGGCCAGACCGTGGCGGAAAACCTCACGGACGTGAAACCGTATCCGGCGGAGCAGGATGTGATCCGGCCCTTTGAACAACCGATCAAGCCCGACAGTCATCTGCGCATCCTCTACGGCAATCTCGCCGCGGGCGGGGCCGTGGCGAAAATTTCAGGCAAGGAAGGTCTCACGTTTTCCGGCAAGGCGATCGTATTCGAAGGAGAGGAGGCCGCGCTTGCCGCCATCCTCGATGGACGGGTGAAGGCCGGTCATGTGGTCGTGATTCGCAACGAAGGTCCGGTGGGAGGACCCGGCATGCGGGAGATGCTGGCTCCGACCAGCGCGATCATGGGCAAGGGGCTCGGCAGGGAAGTGGCGCTTATCACCGACGGGCGTTTTTCGGGCGGATCGCATGGATTTGTCGTGGGCCACATCACCCCGGAGGCGGCGATCGGCGGCGTCATCGGCATCGTGAAAAACGGCGATCCGATCACCATCGACGCCGTGAAAAACCAGATCACGCTTGCCATTCCCGCCCGTGAAATCGCCGCGCGCAAGAAGACTTGGAAACCGCGCAAACCCTACGCCACGAGAGGCGTCTTGGCAAAATATGCCAAGCTCGTCAGCACGGCCAGCGAAGGCGCGGTGACAGACAAGCATTTGTCTGGTGGCATCTGAACACGCATAAGGAGCGGCGGTGTCCCATTGTGGCCTTCTCGGAGAGATCCTCCACAGGGCTTTCGAGGCGGCAGTTGTGCCGCTTCAGGAACGCGCGAAAAGACGCCCACTCGTCCATGCTCCGCAGCACACGCTCGAATTTGTAGATCAGAGTATTTCCTATTTATTCTGTCGCATGTAGGGCGCGACCTTGCGTCGCGCCGCGGGCACTAAACCGGCCTGACACTACGGGGACATGGTTTATTTGCGACAGAATAAATAGGAAATACTCTAGCACCACTTCGGCGCGCCCAGCTTCGATGTGCCGCATGAGCGCTGGCATGCCGGCGCATTTCGTCGAGCCGCCGGAATACGCCGGGTCCGGAAAACGCCGCTCACCCAGATGGTAGTCCTTGTGCGCGTTCCGCGCGATGCGCAACCGCGCAACTCCTCCTGGCTTTCGCAGGAATCGAAGCGTCCGCCCATCTGATCAATCGTGGAAACGCGCATGTGTATCGCGACCGGAACCGGGCGGCCTCGTATCTTGTAACGTTTATTGATTCGCATTGAAGTCTGAGGTGTGTGGAGTTTATCTCCGACATGGCCAATCGATATAAAGTCACACTCACCAGGACGGAGAGGGAGCAGCTCACCGAACTTGCTCGCAGCGGCAAATCCACGACGGCAAAGTTCATTTACGCTCGTGCGTTGCTGCTGTGCGACGCGGGCGAGTTGGGCGATCCGTGGAAGGTGGTTGATGTTGCCTCGGCCTTGGGCGTGAGCTCGCGCACGGTCGAGCACCTCAAGCAGCGTTTCGTCGAGAAAGGACTGGAGGCAGCGCTGGCCCGCCAGCCGCACTGCAAGCCACGTGAGGTCACCTTTGACGGGGCGTTCGATGCGCGCCTGACCGCCTTGGCCTGTTCGCGGGCACCCGACGGATACCAGCGGTGGACGGTGCGGCTTTTGGCCGACAAACTCGTCGAGCTGAAGATCGTTGACGCCGTCTCCACCATGACCGTGCAGCGGTCGCTAAAAAAAACGAACTGCAGCCTCACCTGAGCAAATATTGGAAGATCCCGCCAGCGCAGGACGCGGCGTTTGTCGCCGCGATGGAGGATGTGCCGGAGGTATATCGTTTGCCCCACGATCCGCGCTTCCCGGTGGTTTGCATGGACGAATCGAGCAAGCAGTTGGTGGGCGAGGTGACCGCGCCCATCCCGCTCGCCCCGGGACACGGTCAAATCTTGGATCACGAGTATGTCCGCAACGGGGTGGCCACGCTGTTTGTCGCGGTCGAACCGTTGGCCGGTCGCCGCCATGTCGAGGTGACCGAGCGGCGCACGCGGCAGGACTGGGCGCACTTTATCAAGGCCCTGCTGACGAGCGTTACCCCGGAGCGATCAAGGTCCGCCTGGTCATGGACAATCTCAACACCCACGACATCGCCTCGCTTTACGACACTTTCCCGCCAACCGAAGCACGCCGCCTGGCCGAACGGCTCGAAATCCATCTCACCCCAAGCACGGCAGTTGGCTGAACATCGCCGAGATCGAACTGAGTGCCCTCGCCGGCCAGTGCTTGCATCGTCGCATTCCGGACATCGTGTCCATGCGGCGCGAGGTCGCGGCTTGGCAGCGGCACCGCAACCAGCGCGACGCCCCCATCAACTGGCGCTTCACCACCAAGGATGCCCGCATCAAACTCTCCCGCCTTTATCCGAAACTATAGCTGTTACTGGATACCAGAGTGCTTCCTCTTAGAGTTGGGCGGGAATTTCGCGTTCGTGGGCCGTCAGCGGTGGCTCCGCATCGG
This genomic stretch from Termitidicoccus mucosus harbors:
- the ilvD gene encoding dihydroxy-acid dehydratase, whose protein sequence is MKPKAAATQSRKTAGAAQATADATRQFSSIVHDGADRAPNRSMLRAVGFKDPDFQKTIVGVASTWSMLTPCNMHINKLAEHAEQGANEAGGKGIIFGTITIADGISMGTPGMRYSLVSREVIADSIETVAGGEGFDGLVAIGGCDKNMPGCVMAMARLNRPGVFVYGGTILPGIHPETQKDLDIVSVFEAVGQHAAGRIDSDALKVVEECSIPGPGSCGGMYTANTMANAIEALGLSLPNSSAQIAISKEKEQDCRRAGAAVVELARKGIRPRDILTKKAFENAITVVIALGGSTNAVLHLLAIAHTAGVNLAIDDFTRIGKRVPVLADLKPSGKYGMVHLSRIGGLLPLMKTLLDRGLIHGDCLTVTGQTVAENLTDVKPYPAEQDVIRPFEQPIKPDSHLRILYGNLAAGGAVAKISGKEGLTFSGKAIVFEGEEAALAAILDGRVKAGHVVVIRNEGPVGGPGMREMLAPTSAIMGKGLGREVALITDGRFSGGSHGFVVGHITPEAAIGGVIGIVKNGDPITIDAVKNQITLAIPAREIAARKKTWKPRKPYATRGVLAKYAKLVSTASEGAVTDKHLSGGI